The Candidatus Alcyoniella australis DNA segment GCCGCGCAACGCGCCGGGGTGGAGCTGGAGCTGATCCGTTCCGACGTGGCGCAGTTTCACTCGCAACGGCAATACGACGCGGCGATCTGTCTGTGCGAGGGCGGACTGGCTTTGCTCGGAGCTGAGGACGATCCGATAGAGCGCGACCTGCAGGTGCTGCGTAATATCCTAGAGTCCTTAAAGCCCGGCGCGGGTTTTCTGATGACCACGCTCAACGGCCTGCGCCAGGCCCGGCTGTACTCGGCGGAGGATGTGGCCGCGGGCCGCTACGATCCGCTGACCATGTGCGAGCACAGCACCATGGAGATCGACGCGCCCCAGGGTAAGCAGACGATCAACGTACGCGAGCGGGGCTACGTGGCCACAGAGCTGCGGCTGATGCTCACAACCGCGGGATTTGATGTGCAGCACGTCTGGGGCGGCACTGCGGGCAACTGGGGACGGCGGCCGTTGGAGATTGACGAATTCGAGATCATGGCCGTGGCGCGGCGACCCTAAACCCGATTATTCATGGGCGAGTA contains these protein-coding regions:
- a CDS encoding class I SAM-dependent methyltransferase, with product MAKRSQWEEFFDNHAPQYMQNEFTANTTAEVDFLIEQLGLTVGQSVLDVGCGTGRHAVELASRGFEVTGVDFSQGMLDQARLAAQRAGVELELIRSDVAQFHSQRQYDAAICLCEGGLALLGAEDDPIERDLQVLRNILESLKPGAGFLMTTLNGLRQARLYSAEDVAAGRYDPLTMCEHSTMEIDAPQGKQTINVRERGYVATELRLMLTTAGFDVQHVWGGTAGNWGRRPLEIDEFEIMAVARRP